The following proteins come from a genomic window of Pseudomonas sp. MAG733B:
- the mutY gene encoding A/G-specific adenine glycosylase, with protein sequence MRAEQFSTAVLDWFDRHGRHDLPWQQDINPYRVWVSEIMLQQTQVSTVLNYFDRFMASLPTVEALAAAPEDEVLHLWTGLGYYTRARNLQKTAKIVVEQYGGEFPRDVGKLTDLPGIGLSTAGAIASISMGLRAPILDGNVKRVLARFTAQEGYPGEPKVAKQLWANAERFTPHDRVNAYTQAMMDLGATLCTRSKPSCLLCPLERGCEAHMLGLETRYPIPKPRKAIPQKRTLMPMLANGEGAILLYRRPSTGLWGGLWSLPELDDIDDLQHLATQHSLELGAQQALPSLVHTFSHFQLSIEPWLVQVQEAGHHVAEADWLWYNLATPPRLGLAAPVKTLLERAAAVLNAGESS encoded by the coding sequence ATGAGAGCCGAGCAGTTTTCAACGGCGGTGCTGGACTGGTTCGACCGCCATGGCCGTCACGATTTGCCCTGGCAACAGGACATCAACCCGTATCGGGTATGGGTCTCGGAAATCATGTTGCAGCAGACTCAGGTCAGCACCGTGCTGAATTACTTCGACCGCTTCATGGCCTCGCTGCCGACGGTCGAAGCCCTGGCTGCTGCGCCGGAAGACGAAGTGCTGCACCTTTGGACGGGGCTGGGTTACTACACCCGTGCGCGCAATTTGCAGAAGACCGCGAAGATCGTCGTCGAGCAGTACGGCGGCGAATTCCCCCGGGACGTGGGAAAACTCACTGACCTGCCCGGCATCGGCCTGTCCACCGCCGGCGCGATCGCCAGCATCAGCATGGGCCTGCGCGCGCCGATCCTTGATGGCAACGTCAAACGCGTGCTGGCGCGCTTTACCGCGCAAGAGGGCTACCCCGGCGAGCCGAAGGTCGCCAAACAGCTCTGGGCGAATGCTGAGCGCTTCACGCCGCATGATCGGGTCAACGCCTACACCCAGGCGATGATGGACCTGGGCGCGACGCTCTGTACCCGCAGCAAACCCAGCTGTCTGCTTTGCCCGCTGGAACGGGGTTGCGAAGCCCACATGCTTGGCCTGGAAACCCGCTACCCGATCCCTAAGCCGCGCAAAGCCATCCCGCAGAAACGTACGCTGATGCCGATGCTCGCCAACGGTGAAGGGGCGATTCTGCTTTACCGTCGCCCTTCTACGGGCTTGTGGGGCGGTCTTTGGAGCCTGCCGGAACTCGATGACATCGATGACCTGCAACATCTGGCGACTCAGCACTCGCTGGAACTGGGCGCGCAACAGGCGTTGCCGAGCCTGGTGCACACCTTCAGCCATTTTCAGTTATCCATCGAACCCTGGCTGGTTCAGGTCCAGGAGGCCGGCCATCACGTGGCCGAGGCCGACTGGCTCTGGTATAACCTCGCCACCCCGCCGCGCCTGGGCCTTGCCGCCCCGGTCAAAACCTTGCTCGAACGCGCGGCCGCCGTATTGAACGCAGGAGAGTCGTCATGA
- a CDS encoding AsmA family protein: MKAFGKILGLVLLGLLLIIVALGFALTHLFDPNDYKDEIRQIARDKAHIELTLNGDIGWSLFPWLGLELHDAAVATLAKPAEPFADLQMLGLSVRVLPLLRREVQMSDVRVEGLNLRLNRDKDGHGNWEDIGKVPKPATPDTPPATTSEPEPQTTAQAEKPAQPIRLDIDSLTVNNARVEYNDEKTGKQFSAESIQLSTGPVHDSTNIPVKLTAFLGTNQPVLRVRTELNGELRFERALQRYKLEDMKLSGEVAGDPLQGKTMTFAAQGQLLLDKAANVAEWTGIKISANQLRALGELKVNDLDKTPQVSGGLSIAQFDLAKFVDSIGQKLPAMAEGSLSKVELATRLAGTPSSLTLDDINLKVDDSTFTGRIAVEDFAKQSLRINLKADTFNVDRYLAPKSAEANSAKQVRQAEVASTEADAMAGAGSTPLPQSPTKEAWSNERLLPVERLSKLDVDADLTFGQLTLEKLPIHNAVLKANGQGGLLTLASLRGDLYEGNFEAKGTLDVRQQAPVLNMQTQISRVPAEKILESQGKEPPVKGLVTLNSTLTGTGNSQKALIETLNGNASFVINNGVLLNANLEQQLCKGIATLNRKSLSGEPRGKDTPFQELKGNLNFRNGVASNPDLKVRIPGMTVNGDGDVDLRVLGMDYRVGIIVEGDTSAMPDPACQVGDRFVGIEWPLRCRGPLELGAKACRLDNERMGQVASKLAGERISEKIDEKLGDKVSPELKDALKGLFKR; this comes from the coding sequence ATGAAAGCGTTCGGCAAAATCCTGGGTCTGGTACTTCTCGGGCTGTTGCTGATCATTGTGGCGCTGGGCTTTGCCCTGACCCACCTCTTCGATCCCAACGACTACAAAGACGAGATTCGCCAGATTGCCCGCGACAAGGCCCACATCGAACTGACGCTCAATGGCGATATCGGCTGGAGCCTGTTCCCGTGGCTGGGCCTGGAATTGCACGACGCCGCTGTCGCGACCCTGGCCAAGCCCGCCGAGCCGTTCGCCGATTTGCAGATGCTCGGTCTGTCGGTCCGCGTGCTGCCGCTGTTGCGCCGTGAAGTGCAGATGAGCGATGTGCGCGTCGAAGGCCTGAACCTGCGCCTGAACCGCGACAAGGACGGCCATGGCAACTGGGAAGACATCGGCAAGGTGCCGAAACCTGCGACCCCGGACACGCCGCCTGCAACCACCAGCGAACCTGAACCGCAAACCACCGCCCAAGCGGAGAAACCGGCGCAGCCGATTCGCCTGGACATCGACAGCCTGACCGTCAACAACGCCCGCGTTGAGTACAACGACGAAAAAACCGGCAAGCAGTTCAGCGCCGAAAGCATCCAGCTCAGCACCGGTCCGGTGCATGACTCCACCAACATTCCGGTCAAGCTCACCGCGTTCCTCGGCACCAACCAGCCGGTTCTGCGAGTACGCACCGAGCTCAATGGCGAGTTGCGTTTCGAGCGCGCATTGCAGCGCTACAAGCTTGAGGACATGAAGTTGTCCGGTGAAGTGGCTGGCGATCCATTGCAAGGCAAGACCATGACCTTCGCCGCTCAGGGCCAGTTGCTACTGGACAAGGCCGCCAACGTCGCCGAATGGACCGGCATCAAGATTTCCGCCAACCAGCTTCGTGCGCTGGGTGAGTTGAAGGTTAACGACCTCGACAAGACACCACAGGTCAGTGGCGGTCTGTCGATTGCCCAGTTCGATTTGGCGAAATTCGTCGACAGCATCGGTCAGAAACTCCCGGCCATGGCCGAAGGCAGCCTGAGCAAAGTGGAACTGGCGACCCGTCTCGCGGGTACGCCTTCGAGCCTCACGCTGGACGACATCAACCTCAAAGTCGACGACAGTACGTTCACCGGCCGCATCGCCGTCGAGGATTTTGCCAAGCAATCACTGCGCATAAACCTCAAGGCAGACACCTTCAACGTCGACCGTTACCTGGCGCCGAAGTCAGCCGAGGCCAACAGCGCCAAGCAAGTGCGTCAAGCTGAAGTCGCCAGCACCGAAGCCGACGCCATGGCCGGCGCCGGCAGCACACCGCTGCCGCAATCCCCGACCAAAGAAGCCTGGAGCAACGAACGCCTGTTACCGGTGGAGCGCCTGAGCAAACTCGATGTGGACGCTGACCTGACCTTCGGCCAGTTGACCCTGGAAAAACTGCCGATCCATAACGCAGTACTCAAGGCCAACGGCCAGGGCGGATTGCTGACGCTGGCGAGCCTGCGCGGCGATCTCTACGAAGGTAACTTCGAAGCCAAGGGCACCCTCGATGTGCGCCAGCAAGCGCCAGTGCTGAACATGCAGACGCAGATCAGCCGCGTACCTGCGGAAAAAATCCTCGAAAGCCAGGGCAAAGAACCACCCGTCAAAGGTCTGGTCACGCTCAACAGCACCCTGACAGGTACTGGTAATAGCCAGAAAGCGCTGATCGAAACCCTCAACGGCAACGCCAGTTTCGTCATCAACAATGGCGTGCTGCTCAACGCCAACCTTGAACAACAGCTGTGCAAAGGCATCGCCACGCTTAACCGTAAAAGCCTCAGCGGCGAGCCTCGGGGCAAGGACACACCGTTCCAGGAACTCAAGGGCAACCTGAATTTCCGCAACGGCGTGGCCAGCAACCCGGACCTGAAAGTGCGCATCCCTGGCATGACCGTCAACGGTGATGGCGATGTAGACCTGAGGGTGCTGGGCATGGACTATCGCGTGGGCATCATCGTCGAAGGCGATACGAGCGCCATGCCGGACCCGGCCTGCCAGGTCGGCGACAGGTTTGTCGGCATCGAGTGGCCATTGCGCTGCCGTGGCCCGCTTGAGTTGGGCGCTAAGGCCTGTCGCCTGGATAACGAGCGCATGGGTCAGGTCGCGAGCAAACTGGCGGGCGAACGGATCAGCGAAAAGATCGACGAGAAACTGGGCGACAAGGTCAGCCCGGAACTCAAAGACGCGCTCAAGGGACTGTTCAAGCGATGA
- a CDS encoding acetyl-CoA sensor PanZ family protein → MPIVVESLNQATDQDRLDLQKIYHDAPQWLFTPFTGAAQLIEACLRDGSLIAGRFNDRLLGAARLQRHPDVWHLSYLCVRKITRRRGVAERLVREAQSMATQSGAELRLLAPAGHLEAQALAASLNVPLDALSE, encoded by the coding sequence ATGCCCATCGTTGTCGAGTCATTGAACCAAGCCACTGATCAAGATCGGCTGGATTTGCAGAAGATCTACCATGACGCCCCGCAGTGGCTGTTTACGCCGTTTACAGGGGCTGCGCAGCTGATTGAGGCCTGTTTACGGGACGGCTCGCTGATTGCCGGACGCTTCAATGATCGACTGTTGGGTGCGGCACGACTGCAACGGCACCCGGACGTTTGGCATCTGTCTTATTTGTGTGTAAGAAAAATCACCCGCCGTCGTGGCGTCGCGGAACGCCTGGTGCGAGAAGCACAGAGCATGGCCACGCAATCCGGCGCCGAATTGCGCCTGCTCGCGCCCGCCGGTCATCTGGAGGCCCAGGCGTTGGCGGCCAGCCTGAACGTGCCGCTGGATGCCCTGTCCGAGTGA
- a CDS encoding OFA family MFS transporter codes for MTTSIAADGYADQPSFLSKERIIAKPGFNRWLVPPAALAIHLCIGMAYGFSVFWLPLSKALGITKPMACAPDMSFIAQVFSSQCDWPISMLGWIYTLFFIFLGCSAAIWGGWLEHAGPRKAGVVSALCWCGGLLISALGIYTHQIWLMWIGSGVIGGIGLGLGYISPVSTLIKWFPDKRGMATGMAIMGFGGGAMVGAPLATALMSHFGSPEGVGVWQSFVAMAAIYFVFMIGGALSYRVPPTGWKPEGWTAPAKKASNAMITNRHVHVNVAWKTPQFRLVWLVLCLNVSAGIGILGMASPLLQEVFGGKLLGNDLPFGQLDAGQLASIAAIAAGFTGLLSLFNIGGRFFWASFSDYLGRKNTYFVFFALGFALYALIPNLGHLGNVALFVAAFCIILSMYGGGFATVPAYLADLFGTQMVGAIHGRLLTAWAAAGVLGPVLVNYLREYQLSIGVERAAAYDITLYILAGLLVLGFICNLLVRPVADKYFMTDAELAAEQALGHDKGADASTSLEWKAAPGTKPLAIAAWLAVGIPLAWGVWVTLQKTAVLFH; via the coding sequence ATGACCACGAGTATCGCGGCGGACGGCTATGCCGACCAGCCCTCGTTCCTGTCCAAGGAGCGCATCATCGCCAAGCCCGGTTTCAACCGTTGGCTGGTGCCACCGGCCGCTCTGGCCATCCACCTTTGCATCGGCATGGCCTACGGCTTCTCGGTGTTCTGGTTGCCACTGTCCAAAGCGCTGGGCATCACCAAACCGATGGCCTGCGCGCCTGACATGAGCTTCATTGCTCAAGTCTTTTCATCGCAATGCGACTGGCCGATCTCGATGCTCGGCTGGATCTACACCCTGTTCTTCATCTTCCTGGGTTGCTCGGCAGCCATCTGGGGCGGCTGGCTGGAACATGCCGGGCCACGCAAGGCCGGTGTCGTCTCGGCACTGTGCTGGTGCGGCGGTCTGCTGATTTCGGCGCTGGGCATTTACACGCACCAGATCTGGCTGATGTGGATCGGCTCCGGTGTCATCGGTGGTATCGGCCTGGGCCTGGGCTACATCTCGCCGGTGTCGACCTTGATCAAGTGGTTCCCGGACAAGCGCGGCATGGCGACCGGCATGGCGATCATGGGCTTCGGTGGTGGTGCGATGGTCGGTGCACCGCTGGCGACTGCCCTGATGAGCCACTTCGGTTCGCCAGAAGGCGTTGGCGTTTGGCAGAGCTTCGTCGCAATGGCCGCGATCTACTTTGTGTTCATGATCGGTGGCGCACTGTCCTACCGCGTGCCGCCAACCGGCTGGAAGCCTGAAGGCTGGACTGCTCCAGCGAAGAAAGCTTCGAACGCGATGATCACCAACCGTCACGTGCACGTGAATGTTGCCTGGAAAACTCCGCAGTTCCGCCTCGTTTGGCTGGTGCTGTGCCTGAACGTATCTGCGGGTATCGGCATCCTGGGCATGGCCTCGCCGCTGCTGCAGGAAGTGTTCGGCGGCAAATTGCTGGGCAATGATCTGCCGTTCGGTCAGCTGGATGCAGGTCAACTGGCCTCGATCGCTGCGATCGCCGCCGGTTTCACCGGTCTGCTGAGCCTGTTCAACATCGGTGGCCGTTTCTTCTGGGCTTCGTTCTCGGACTACCTGGGCCGTAAAAACACCTACTTCGTGTTCTTCGCCCTTGGTTTTGCGCTGTACGCGCTGATCCCGAACCTCGGCCACCTGGGCAACGTTGCGCTGTTCGTGGCGGCGTTCTGCATCATCCTGTCGATGTACGGCGGTGGTTTTGCGACGGTTCCGGCTTACCTGGCGGACCTGTTCGGTACACAAATGGTCGGTGCGATCCATGGTCGTCTGTTGACCGCATGGGCAGCGGCGGGCGTGTTGGGTCCAGTGTTGGTGAACTACCTGCGTGAGTATCAGCTGAGCATCGGTGTTGAACGTGCCGCAGCTTACGACATCACCTTGTACATCCTTGCTGGCCTGCTCGTGCTGGGTTTCATCTGCAACCTGCTGGTGCGTCCGGTGGCCGACAAGTACTTCATGACCGACGCTGAACTGGCTGCCGAACAGGCGCTGGGTCACGACAAAGGCGCTGATGCCAGTACTTCGCTGGAGTGGAAAGCGGCGCCGGGCACCAAGCCGTTGGCAATCGCTGCCTGGTTGGCGGTGGGTATTCCGTTGGCGTGGGGTGTCTGGGTGACCCTGCAGAAGACGGCGGTACTGTTCCACTAA
- the hisB gene encoding imidazoleglycerol-phosphate dehydratase HisB translates to MAERMASVERDTLETQIKASINLDGTGKARFDIGVPFLEHMLDQIARHGLIDLDIVSKGDLHIDDHHTVEDVGITLGQAFTKAIGDKKGIRRYGHAYVPLDEALSRVVIDFSGRPGLQMHVPYTRATVGGFDVDLFQEFFQGFVNHANVTLHIDNLRGHNTHHQIETVFKAFGRALRMAVELDDRMAGQMPSTKGVL, encoded by the coding sequence ATGGCCGAACGTATGGCGTCTGTCGAGCGCGACACTCTGGAAACCCAGATCAAAGCCTCGATCAACCTTGATGGCACCGGAAAGGCCCGATTCGATATCGGTGTTCCTTTTCTTGAGCACATGCTGGACCAGATCGCCCGTCACGGGCTGATCGACCTGGATATTGTCAGCAAGGGCGACCTGCATATCGATGACCACCACACCGTGGAAGACGTCGGTATCACCCTCGGCCAGGCATTCACCAAAGCCATCGGTGACAAAAAAGGCATCCGTCGCTACGGCCACGCCTACGTGCCGCTCGATGAAGCGCTGTCGCGTGTCGTGATCGACTTCTCCGGCCGTCCTGGCCTGCAGATGCACGTTCCGTATACCCGCGCCACCGTTGGCGGTTTCGACGTTGACCTGTTCCAGGAGTTCTTCCAGGGCTTCGTCAACCACGCCAACGTCACCCTGCACATCGACAACCTGCGTGGGCACAACACCCACCACCAGATCGAAACCGTGTTCAAGGCTTTCGGCCGCGCCCTGCGCATGGCCGTTGAGCTCGATGACCGCATGGCCGGGCAAATGCCATCGACCAAGGGCGTTCTGTAA
- the hisH gene encoding imidazole glycerol phosphate synthase subunit HisH, producing the protein MQTVAVIDYGMGNLHSVAKALEHVGAGKVLITSDANVIREADRVVFPGVGAIRDCMAEIRRLGFDSLVREVSQDRPFLGICVGMQALLDTSEENDGVDCIGLFPGAVKFFGKDLHEDGEHLKVPHMGWNEVKQKVSHPLWHDIPDMARFYFVHSYYIAAANARQVVGGGHYGVDFAAALADGSRFAVQFHPEKSHTHGLQLLQNFAAWDGRW; encoded by the coding sequence ATGCAGACAGTCGCGGTTATCGATTACGGCATGGGCAACCTGCACTCGGTGGCCAAGGCCCTCGAGCACGTCGGTGCCGGCAAGGTTTTGATCACCAGCGATGCGAATGTGATTCGTGAAGCCGACCGGGTGGTTTTCCCCGGCGTCGGTGCAATTCGCGACTGCATGGCGGAGATTCGTCGCCTCGGTTTCGATTCGCTGGTGCGTGAAGTCAGCCAGGACCGTCCGTTCCTCGGCATCTGCGTCGGCATGCAAGCCTTGCTCGACACCAGCGAAGAGAACGACGGTGTCGACTGCATCGGCCTGTTCCCGGGCGCGGTGAAGTTCTTCGGCAAAGACCTGCATGAAGACGGCGAACACCTGAAAGTCCCGCACATGGGCTGGAACGAAGTGAAGCAGAAGGTGAGTCACCCGCTGTGGCACGACATTCCGGACATGGCGCGTTTCTACTTCGTGCACAGCTACTACATCGCCGCCGCTAATGCGCGTCAGGTGGTGGGTGGCGGTCATTACGGTGTCGATTTCGCCGCAGCGCTGGCCGATGGCTCGCGATTCGCCGTGCAGTTCCACCCGGAGAAAAGCCATACCCATGGCCTGCAATTGCTGCAGAACTTCGCTGCGTGGGACGGTCGCTGGTAA
- a CDS encoding DUF2164 domain-containing protein — MAVKKKPPILTLTPEQESEANRKIKRFMEDRFELDLGSFEAAEILELFTREIAPHYYNRAIFDVQTHLKERF; from the coding sequence ATGGCCGTCAAGAAGAAGCCGCCGATCCTGACCCTCACTCCCGAGCAGGAGAGCGAGGCCAATCGCAAGATCAAGCGTTTCATGGAAGATCGCTTTGAACTCGACCTCGGCTCGTTCGAGGCGGCTGAGATTCTTGAGCTGTTTACCCGTGAAATTGCTCCGCACTATTACAACAGGGCGATTTTCGATGTGCAGACGCACCTCAAAGAGAGGTTCTAA
- the hisA gene encoding 1-(5-phosphoribosyl)-5-[(5-phosphoribosylamino)methylideneamino]imidazole-4-carboxamide isomerase — MLIIPAIDLKDGACVRLRQGRMEDSTVFSDDPVSMAAKWVEGGCRRLHLVDLNGAFEGQPVNGEVVTAIAKRYPNLPIQIGGGIRSLETIEHYVKAGVSYVIIGTKAVKDPAFVAEACRAFPGKVIVGLDAKDGFVATDGWAEISTVQVIDLAKQFEADGVSAIVYTDIAKDGMMQGCNVPFTAALAAATKIPVIASGGIHNLGDIKSLLDAKAPGIIGAITGRAIYEGTLDVAEAQAFCDSYKG, encoded by the coding sequence ATGCTGATTATTCCCGCTATCGATCTTAAAGACGGTGCCTGTGTTCGTCTGCGCCAGGGCCGCATGGAAGATTCCACAGTGTTCTCCGATGACCCGGTGAGCATGGCTGCCAAGTGGGTAGAGGGCGGTTGCCGTCGTCTGCATCTGGTCGACTTGAACGGCGCGTTCGAAGGCCAACCGGTCAACGGCGAAGTGGTTACCGCAATCGCCAAGCGCTACCCGAACCTGCCGATCCAGATTGGTGGCGGTATTCGTTCGCTGGAAACCATCGAGCACTACGTGAAAGCGGGCGTGAGCTACGTGATCATCGGCACCAAAGCCGTGAAAGATCCGGCTTTCGTTGCCGAAGCCTGCCGCGCATTCCCGGGCAAAGTCATCGTCGGTCTGGACGCCAAGGACGGTTTCGTCGCCACCGACGGTTGGGCTGAAATCAGCACCGTGCAGGTGATCGACCTGGCCAAGCAGTTCGAAGCCGACGGCGTGTCCGCGATCGTTTATACCGACATCGCCAAAGACGGCATGATGCAGGGCTGCAACGTACCGTTCACTGCCGCACTGGCTGCTGCGACGAAGATCCCGGTCATTGCTTCCGGCGGCATTCACAACCTCGGCGACATCAAGTCGCTGCTCGACGCCAAAGCGCCAGGCATCATCGGCGCGATCACCGGCCGGGCGATCTACGAAGGCACTCTCGACGTCGCTGAAGCGCAAGCTTTCTGCGACTCGTACAAAGGCTGA
- the hisF gene encoding imidazole glycerol phosphate synthase subunit HisF, protein MALAKRIIPCLDVDNGRVVKGVKFENIRDAGDPVEIARRYDEQGADEITFLDITASVDGRDTTLHTVERMASQVFIPLTVGGGVRTVQDIRNLLNAGADKVSINTAAVFNPEFVGEAAQHFGSQCIVVAIDAKKVSGPGETPRWEIFTHGGRKPTGLDAVEWAKKMEGLGAGEILLTSMDQDGMKNGFDLGVTRAISDALGIPVIASGGVGNLQHLADGILEGHASAVLAASIFHFGEYTVQEAKAYMAHRGIVMR, encoded by the coding sequence ATGGCGCTGGCCAAACGCATCATCCCTTGCCTGGACGTGGACAACGGCCGGGTGGTCAAGGGTGTGAAATTCGAAAACATCCGCGACGCCGGTGACCCGGTGGAAATCGCCCGTCGCTACGACGAGCAGGGTGCCGACGAGATTACCTTTCTCGACATCACCGCCAGCGTCGATGGTCGCGACACTACGCTGCATACCGTCGAGCGCATGGCCAGCCAGGTGTTCATCCCGCTGACCGTGGGCGGTGGCGTGCGCACCGTGCAAGACATCCGCAATCTGTTAAATGCCGGTGCGGACAAGGTGTCGATCAATACTGCCGCCGTGTTCAACCCGGAATTTGTTGGCGAAGCCGCGCAGCATTTCGGCTCGCAGTGCATCGTCGTTGCCATCGATGCGAAGAAGGTTTCCGGTCCGGGCGAAACCCCGCGCTGGGAGATCTTCACCCACGGCGGCCGCAAGCCGACCGGCCTCGACGCTGTCGAGTGGGCGAAGAAGATGGAAGGCCTCGGTGCTGGCGAGATCCTGCTGACCAGCATGGACCAGGACGGCATGAAAAACGGCTTCGACCTCGGCGTCACTCGCGCCATCAGCGATGCGCTGGGTATTCCGGTGATCGCTTCTGGCGGCGTCGGGAACCTGCAGCATCTGGCCGACGGCATTCTCGAAGGTCATGCCAGTGCGGTGTTGGCGGCGAGTATTTTCCACTTCGGCGAATACACCGTGCAGGAAGCCAAGGCTTACATGGCCCATCGCGGAATCGTGATGCGTTAA
- a CDS encoding ABC transporter substrate-binding protein, with product MLKRLLLALASASLLFVSAAHAADRPDTDMVLLTENFPPYNMAKNGKNFAQGENIDGIATDIVREIFKRADITYSLTLRFPWERVYKLALENPGYGAFVMARLPDRERLFKWVGPIGPDDWIMLAKADSKITLETLNDARKYKIGAYKGDAIAETLAKQGLNPIVVLRDQDNAKKLVNGQIDLWATGDPAGRYLARQDGVTGLKTVLRFNSAELYLALNRDVPDETVAKLQAALDQLRKEGGVDAIMGRYL from the coding sequence ATGCTTAAACGCCTTCTTCTTGCCCTCGCCAGTGCTTCTCTGTTGTTCGTCAGCGCAGCGCACGCCGCAGACCGTCCCGACACCGACATGGTGTTGCTGACGGAAAACTTCCCGCCCTACAACATGGCGAAGAACGGCAAGAACTTTGCCCAGGGCGAGAACATCGATGGCATCGCCACCGATATCGTCCGCGAAATCTTCAAGCGTGCCGACATTACCTACAGCCTGACCTTGCGCTTCCCTTGGGAGCGGGTCTACAAACTCGCCCTGGAAAACCCCGGTTACGGTGCCTTCGTGATGGCGCGTTTGCCGGATCGCGAACGGCTGTTCAAGTGGGTCGGACCGATCGGTCCGGACGACTGGATCATGCTGGCGAAGGCCGACAGCAAAATCACCCTCGAAACTCTGAACGACGCACGCAAGTACAAGATTGGCGCCTACAAAGGTGATGCGATCGCCGAGACCCTGGCCAAGCAAGGGCTCAATCCCATCGTTGTTCTGCGCGATCAGGACAACGCGAAGAAACTGGTCAACGGCCAGATCGACCTGTGGGCTACCGGCGACCCGGCCGGGCGCTATCTGGCGCGCCAGGACGGGGTGACTGGTCTCAAGACTGTCCTGCGTTTCAACAGCGCAGAGCTGTATCTGGCGCTGAACCGGGATGTGCCTGACGAGACCGTCGCCAAACTGCAGGCTGCGCTTGATCAGCTCCGCAAGGAAGGGGGAGTCGACGCAATCATGGGACGGTATCTGTAA
- a CDS encoding Vps62-related protein gives MNTQDDDAIPARPMESIKVENLLINFTTEFHRIWDNKGSRSKPGGFWRPTPAPDLLPGFFPLGDLAVSGHDNINDKRVMAVVCEGEPPSAGANQSKALSKPHDFEQVWKDTGSGAKTDCSIWRPIPPDGYVALGLVCSDSLDKPSVNAVRCVRADLVVASSIDEMIWSDKGSRAKQDFSVWSVQPPVAAPGEIHFAPGTFVGTNSYTKPDTHAAAFSLRMLIPLQVEPAPVPPVLSGYEPPPSTLSAKITHAARLPWFAIKDPELNPFEQFRTTPYYHLQRKDQYLLIGFGHNTGSAGQTFKWTAEVQNADSLETFSRLTAIEIGTEWSSRWPPFSIAPRPAFSVGFSANLSNSVSPVETPNSRLVAPVPTDVVTIVAKNQIVAVYRTQFDYRLLRSNGTQVANEGSYSDFDKLYLTEYPPEK, from the coding sequence ATGAACACACAAGATGATGACGCGATACCCGCAAGGCCAATGGAGTCGATCAAAGTTGAAAACCTGCTGATCAACTTTACGACCGAGTTCCACCGGATCTGGGATAACAAAGGTTCACGTTCCAAGCCCGGCGGTTTTTGGCGCCCCACCCCCGCCCCTGATTTGCTACCGGGTTTTTTCCCGCTCGGTGACCTCGCCGTTTCCGGCCACGACAACATCAACGATAAAAGAGTGATGGCCGTTGTTTGCGAAGGCGAACCGCCAAGTGCCGGCGCCAACCAGAGCAAGGCATTGAGCAAGCCCCACGACTTTGAACAGGTCTGGAAAGATACGGGGTCTGGCGCCAAAACGGACTGTTCGATATGGCGACCGATTCCACCTGATGGTTATGTGGCGCTTGGGCTGGTGTGCTCCGATAGTCTGGACAAACCCTCAGTCAACGCCGTTCGTTGCGTGCGGGCGGATCTTGTCGTGGCATCATCCATCGACGAAATGATCTGGAGCGACAAGGGCAGTCGTGCAAAGCAGGACTTCAGCGTCTGGAGTGTTCAACCTCCAGTGGCGGCCCCAGGAGAAATTCATTTTGCGCCTGGCACATTCGTGGGCACCAACAGCTATACCAAACCGGACACGCACGCCGCCGCTTTTTCCCTGCGCATGCTCATCCCGCTGCAGGTCGAACCTGCACCTGTTCCTCCAGTCCTGAGCGGATATGAACCACCGCCCTCAACGCTGTCCGCCAAAATCACGCACGCGGCAAGGCTTCCCTGGTTCGCGATCAAAGATCCCGAGTTGAATCCCTTTGAGCAGTTTCGTACGACTCCTTACTATCATTTACAAAGAAAGGATCAGTACCTGCTGATCGGTTTTGGCCATAACACGGGTTCCGCGGGACAAACCTTCAAATGGACTGCCGAGGTGCAGAATGCAGACAGTCTCGAAACATTCTCCCGGCTGACAGCGATCGAGATAGGGACCGAATGGAGCTCCAGGTGGCCGCCGTTTTCCATAGCGCCTCGACCGGCTTTTTCAGTCGGGTTCTCGGCCAATCTGAGCAACAGCGTCTCACCCGTCGAAACACCCAACAGCAGGCTGGTCGCCCCCGTGCCTACCGATGTCGTTACCATTGTTGCGAAGAACCAAATCGTCGCAGTTTACCGCACACAGTTCGACTATCGGCTACTACGCAGCAACGGCACGCAAGTGGCGAATGAGGGCAGTTACTCTGACTTCGACAAACTGTATTTGACCGAATATCCGCCTGAAAAATAG